Proteins found in one Gemmatimonadota bacterium genomic segment:
- the rimM gene encoding 16S rRNA processing protein RimM — MSEDRINIGFIRKPHGLKGYVRVEGLSDAPDRFADLDRIGVELQDGRRELLEIERCSRDGNGWRMKFRGIDTTEHAERLRGAYIQVPEEAVAPLPRDAYYVFELEGCAVVSDEGEEIGILREVMSMPANDVFVVDTPTGEAMIPAVRDIVVELDPGEDRIVIRKIPGLIS; from the coding sequence TTGAGCGAAGACCGGATCAATATCGGATTCATCCGCAAACCCCACGGCCTCAAGGGCTACGTCCGCGTGGAAGGTTTGTCGGACGCTCCGGACCGGTTCGCGGATCTGGACCGGATCGGCGTGGAACTGCAGGACGGCCGGCGGGAGTTGCTGGAGATCGAACGCTGCAGCCGCGACGGGAACGGCTGGCGGATGAAATTCCGCGGGATCGATACGACGGAGCACGCGGAACGGCTCCGCGGCGCGTACATCCAGGTGCCCGAAGAAGCCGTCGCCCCATTGCCCCGTGACGCGTACTATGTCTTCGAACTCGAAGGCTGCGCAGTCGTTTCCGACGAGGGCGAAGAGATCGGAATCCTTCGCGAGGTCATGTCCATGCCCGCCAACGACGTGTTTGTGGTGGACACGCCAACCGGTGAAGCGATGATCCCGGCGGTCCGGGACATCGTGGTGGAACTCGATCCCGGGGAGGACAGGATCGTCATACGGAAGATCCCTGGGTTGATCTCATAG
- the rpsP gene encoding 30S ribosomal protein S16 codes for MAVAIRLRRTGAKKRPFYRIVVTDNRTRLGGKYIESLGYYNPISPEQLEMDVDKAVDWLNRGARPSETVRSLLVKSGAIQKWRGDNEETAEAAE; via the coding sequence ATGGCAGTGGCCATACGGCTTCGCCGCACGGGAGCCAAGAAGAGACCCTTTTACCGGATCGTCGTTACGGACAACCGGACCCGCCTGGGCGGTAAGTACATCGAGAGCCTGGGTTACTACAACCCCATTTCGCCGGAACAGCTGGAGATGGACGTGGACAAGGCCGTCGATTGGCTCAACCGCGGCGCCAGGCCGAGCGAAACGGTGCGGTCGCTTCTGGTGAAGAGCGGCGCGATTCAGAAGTGGCGCGGTGACAACGAGGAGACGGCCGAAGCGGCCGAGTAA